CTCTCACGCAAAGGAAATATTTCTGCATGACGCTGTACAACATGACAATGCGTTGCGATCAAGATGACCAAGAAGATGAGTCGGACCAATGACGCACACGTAAATcccattaaaaatattaatgccACAAGCAGCAAGTTACTTCATCAAATCATAATTAGTAATGCTAATACACTGAGCAAAATTATTTCGGTTCATATTATCTCTGAAAATTGTAAGCAATCCTGAGCACAAGAAGCTTTTGGTACTTGAAACTGATGAAAGTCGCGGGATTATTAAGTGCTTCGTCTCTGAGTAGAGGTATAAGAGGTAACAGCACAACCTAGGGTCGGGAAAAACAACATGAAAGCCGACTTTATTGAcaatatgatatatatttaggATGTCGAAGTAAGATGAACTTGTCCAAACTTAAGTTTCTTAATATTGGCTAAAGTCATTTATGTActcaacaaaattttaaaagcacATCTTTCCAACATACAAGTACAAGATATCCTTTTTCTGGTTATTCTATACATGAAGCTAACAAAAAAGGTTTTAATATAtcttttaatatatctatgtatgtatgtatatagttacATATCATTTCAATTCCGTAGTTCTTCTTTTAGCTGATTATTTGACGTCTGCCTTTATACTAGTTCTAGTTTCTAAAATCTCACTTTCATTTTAAAGGTTTTATGTtacaaacattttcaatttactgctataaaatgtaaatattttctCACTTCCTGattaaaccattttttttcGAGTGTCATTTGGGTAAGAaatttccttttccttttgttttattgaaaagtGAAATTATCTGTAAagacatttcatttcattttcttctttctttttgttgcgttttgttgttttggtttttatgtTAATTCACATGAAAAGTGACATTTGGTTTTCAGTCAATAAAGTCGTTAGGGAAAACCTTCGAGTTCAAGAAAATGAAGTGGAGAAAAGAGTTTCTCTAATGATTTATTAGCCAAGTCGGAGTAAGATTTTTTTATGTCTTTTGTCACTTGCCAAGACgagacatttttctttccctctctctctgtgtgtgtcttcAATTTCAAGTTATTATTTATAGGAAACTGTAATGTAGACCAAGAACATTTAACACTTAACACTTTCACAACGCAATTGGAGCAAAATTTATGCGATCATCTAAATATATAATGATATATGTACCTACTATATCACACGTGGTCatgttttttttcatcttcatcttctttttttgcagCTCTGAGCTAATTGATCGAtaataattttccattttacCGTTAAAGCGCCTCGTTTGTTTACATTCTCAACGTTCCAACCGATCGATCGACCGAATGAGAGTAAGCGAACGAAGCGAGCGTGAGTCTCAGTAATCTTTGCACTGAAAACAAGTTCTCCGCCAGCGAAATCTGAGAGCGGAGATCTTGGTCCATGGATGGTCGTTCGGACGGTCggtcggttggttggttggcttgGCTTGACTTGGCTTGGCGTGCAGCAATATTCatgatttaattaatttccattCCATTTGTAGAACTGCAGCTTCCACACTGATAACTGTTAAACATTTCTCCACAgtatttttctctctctctcatactctctgtgtctctctccatctctctgtGTGGGGACCCCAAGGGCTAGTGCCCTCGTTTATTGAGCAAACATGCAACAATTTGATGGTTTTCTTGGCTATTGAGCCAATTTTCTTATACACATATTGTTTATGATTAATGATGCAGACGATGCCAATGAATGGTAgctaaatttttatatatcttAGTTATCCAACGATAGTTTCCTTGTGTTTATTTTTCCACATTTACGACAACAAAGACAAGAAGTTCATCGATCAAGCCAAAATGTTGACTAACTAATACCCTAAAACTTCTTAGAAATATACCCTGTGAAACATCTGAAACGAGTtaaaactagaaaaatatcaattcTTGCttctaaaagcctcaaaaatTCCATTCTCAATCTCAGGTTTTCCTCGTTTCACTATCTACAGAGATCTCTCtatattaaagtaaatttcTCAAAATTTACTCTTATTTTTTAAGGCTTTTTTACTACAAAAAGGTGTGGCTTAGGCAAAATTGATTTATATTGATAATAAACCATAATTCGTCATCTGGAATTCTCTCCCACCTTTTAATGCTCGTCTACAGGGTATTAGAAtgtgtttaaaaaaaaaacaacgcaAAAATTATTCAGCCGTTTGACACACTTTCCCATAGTAGCCCAAAAGAGGCAAGCCGGCTTTTTGTTTTCGCCTGGTCTTCTTCCCtctatgtctctctctctctctctttctgtctctctcctgGTCTCTTTCTTGCCATACATTTTATTATCTTCATCTGCTTCGACTGGCTTCTCAGGTGTCGCATCGAGATGTGATGCTGTAACCTATTTTGCATGCGTCGATTGCGATTATTACGATATACGAAACATCCGAAGAGTCATTCAATTGACTTGATTTTCTTGTTGCACCAATTAGGGTCAGCCACACTTATAGAGAGACACAGCGAAGAAGAgggtgagagagaaagagagagtttGGTAACCAATATTCATGTACACAAAATCACAATCAAATCAAACAGTCACGCACATTCTTTGTTGTTATGTGGCAGGTGCGGTCCCCTCCCCCCCAACCACCACATACCAAACCCAccaaaaatagaagaaaacgATATTCGTGTCTTTGCATATTTGATGACAACAATTTCTGAGCTGAGAAATATTGTAAGGGTCACATAATATGGCAGAATATATATTGAGATGGAACAATAAGTTGAATATATCTTTTAATATGCTAATAGATTTCTACAAATCTAAATCTATATAACTGCTAGTGGAGTTATGAAATTTTATGGTTCAAGAAATCCATGATTACAATCTGTATTCATAATTAAAGAGTTCTTTTGGCTACTTTGATACCCCCAAACTTGGGGCAAGAAAGACTTGCCATAAGTATGTCAGATTACTGAATCGGAAAAGGAAATTTTAATTACTATTTTGAGGTCTCTTGTTTAGTTTCTAATCAGTGTGTGCATGGAAAAGTGTTTAAAAGTAACCAAATGGTTGGTTATcgtttaataattaaatttttttagtGTTTCAGAAGCGTCAAGAActttgatttatatttgatCTAAGCACGAATAGAGATTTGGAGTCATATAGAGTCATGTACTACTAAGCGTTCTTTGAGTTAATTCAAAAAGCTAACGCTGTGTATGCTTTTGAGACAATCATATATGCTAGTCATTGCCTCAGTGGCTGAGCTAGGGCTAAATACCCTTCATAAGTATTATATTTTAGTTAACTAGTGACACGAATTATTAGCAAAAGATAAAACCTTTAGGTTTAACTCTTAAGCCAAGGCATGAGTTACATTTTTGAGTCAATTAGAGATTTAAGTAATTAAGGGGATTTAAATCTAAATCTTCTAAATTCTAGATccatttgtttgttaattaGTTACTTCTtccaattgtttatcctatATTCGGAGCTCATTCATCTTTCCTTTATCATAAAATATACTATTTTGTGCACTTTGACTAACGTACACCACCCATTTTCCCCTAATAATGTCCAACTAACTAAACCTAACTAAAATTTATACCAATATGACTAGTTTCGATTTCAGTATTTGtcttaaatcaaataaatgatGCTAAACAGCATAATTAAGGCTAGTTTACTCTCTCATTAAGTTGCCCCAAACAAAATCTCCATAATTATCTACCACGTGCACCCCACCTCACCTCACCTCACCTTACCTCTCACCAAGGTGGAGGGCCCTCAacttgactgactgactgttaAACTGCCCTAGCTCAAGAGTTTAGCTCAAGGCAGTTTCTCACCAcaagtctctctctctctctctctctgtctatctcttATAGTTTTTCTAACTTTTCTCTTCCTCCATTCAAGACTGTGTTCCATGGTTTTCTCTTTGTGTTTACGATGTTGCGGTAGAACACTTAAAGAGCGCACTTAAGTATcgaaacataaaaaacaagaaagatacaaaataatatttaaatcataaaaaacaCAACTTGAATTGTCTTGTGGCACTAGAGCAGAAAAACGAAATGGAATTGTTAGCAAGAAGAAGGAAAGGCCAaagcaaataataaaagaaaaaaaacaaaaagcactATCACTTTTCTCAATTATGTATTTTGGCCGAGTCTCTcgaggcggcggcggcggtggctgTGTTTATTCTAATGGAAGTTtttgctttactttttttttacgtttttgATATTTCACTTATTTTTGTCTGCCTTTTTGGTTTCTGCGTTTCTGCCATTGTTTACTTTCACTTGGGTTTTCCTCTCTTTCTTTGGCTACGTGCCTAGCAGCTTAAAAACTTAAAGTGAACAATGGTTAAGAAGAAGTGAGATTCCTGGCCAATTTCGTTTTCGTTTAATTAACATCCAGTTAATTGATTTTGGGACTTCTCTCACCTTTTTTTGGGAAGTCTTGGTCTAATTTGACATCCCAAACATTGACATAGTCTCAATCGGAAATGGGAACACTTGAGGTTGAGGTTGGGTGTTAATTGCCCtgaaatcaatttcaattttttctttccttttacCTTACCAAACTTTTGGGGTAAGGTGAAAATGTCAAGTGAGCTTCACTTGGCAATTTTTTAATGAGGCAACTTTTTGTACCAAATGAGCCGGAAAAAGGCCAaccacgacgacgacgaggagCCTCACAAATGCAATCCAAGTGCATTTAGCCCACACCAAAGACCGACTGGGGGCAAAGTTTTGAACTTTGACTCTGTGGCACTTTCACTTGGCGGCGGTTTGGCGGTTGGGCTACCTTTCGTGTGCAGAACACACCACTGACTGTGGTCAGTCGGCAAATTGTAGTTAATTGAGTTTATTGTCTTTTAGTGTGCGCTTCAGGCTTTTTGAGCTCAGCTTGAGGCATTCGGAACGACTCTCTGCTCAtaattggcattaaaaataatgcgcacaattaaaaacgaagcaaaaaactgtttttttattttattttgtcactTTCATTTAAGGAATTTTTCTATAGTTGACAGATTATTTTCACTAGTTAGCCAATTATTTACAGTTTTCCATAGATGACTGACAATTTAATtacatgtatacatatgaAGAAGATTATAATCTACCATCTTAAATCTCATTTTAAAtttccctccctctctctctctcgttttctCTCTATTTTCAGCTGGTCGCAAATTATTTGGCGGCTATCGCATTACTCCCAAACACTGTCGGGCCACAAAAACTTTACCCAGTTCGGATCCCCGCTCGAATGGTCCAACCATTTGCATGTTCAATCATGAGTGCGCCCAACGTGGAGGCGAAGTAGTGGGAGCCTGCATGGATGGTTTTCTGTTTGGCGCCTGCTGTCAGATACCACAAACCCATGAACTGGCCAGCACTTTGATCAATGATGCCCAAAATGCCTATTtccagcaacatcagcagcaacaacatgcCGCTCAGTCATCGTACGAGAACTATGGGGAACAGCAGCTGAGTGAGGAGGAGCAATTGCCCTCATCTTCGCAGAATATTGATAAGGTCTATCAGCAGTTGGGTAGCAGTAGTACCCCCAGCAATGGGTACAGTGTGGAACAGACACAACATGAGTTTGCCTCAACAGAGGCGGCCACTTACTCCTCCCCCTCTTCGGCTTCCTCTTCGGGTAGTGTGGAGTTTGAGCAGGTACATGAGGAGCCACAACAAACGGTTGAAAAGATTCCGGAACCACCTACTCTGCATGTCCACAAGCATTCGGTAAAGATCAATTCACCATCATCGCCACCACAAAATGATGATTTTGTGATGCAAGTACTGAGCACTTTACCCCCAGAGCATAGTCAAGATCATCGCGTTACCTTTACCACTGAGGTGCCCATGAAACTGGCCAATTTGGATAGTCATGCCAGTTCCGAGTCTAGTTCATTTGAAGAGCCCACCTCACAAACTCCAGCGCCCAGCACAAGACCTCCCacgagaacaacaacaactaaagtgACCACAACGAGACCCAAGCCAAAACCAAAGCCTAAGCCGGTGCCACAGCTGGTGGAGACAATGAAACGACCCAAGCCAAAGCCTGCACAGCAGACCACAGCGTCGACAACCACCACCACACATAtgcatcatcataatcatctgATACTGGATGGTGGTGAGTTCACACACAGCGATATTACCCATCCGGGAGCCGATGCTGATTTGGTAGAAGATTTGCAATTCTCAACGGGCTATGGACCACAGCCTATTTATGTGGAACCTCCCAAGGATAGCAGCAGCACACAACCGAGTGCTTCAGCCGAAGATAAATATGACCAAGTGCCAACTTATACCGACAATAATTTCAAGCGTCCAAGCAGCCATAGTCCTGGAACAACTGTTTCCTCCATTACAACGCATGTTGATTCAATTGAGTCAATCATTTTGCAATTGAATAACACCAATCATGGTCCTTCCTACAATGTGGTCAATAACCAACAGACACCACCTTCTTATGGCGGATATCCCAGCTCAAGTCAGAGTGCCACAGAACAGCCTTCTAGTGAGTTCTACCCAGAGGCTAACAACGAAGCTGATAAGTCATCTTACGCCACCACTGACATCACTGCTTCCTATGACAAGGTCTCTGATGAACAGGACCTCTCAGGTGAAGCATCACCAGAGTTGCCCACGGCAAGACCCATTTATGGCGAGGACGATACATCTGCTGCCCTCGAGGAGCATACTATGCCAGCCACTGGATATCATGATGCCATCTCACCACTGGCTCCACAAACATCTGAGTTCAATAAAATGCCTGTAATGGGCATTGCCTATCCAGTGGATATGTCCTACATCGAGGAGGAATCGGGCCAATCGAATACCGAATCTAGCTATCAGACACTTGCCCAAATCCCCACTGAAAAGGAACCTCAACATGCTCATCCATCTCCAGCTTACGTAAGACCTACCACAAATGTCAATAAGCCCAATCGTCCAGTTAGCAGTTATATTGGTATGGTCACTATGCAAAATTACAATACTAAGAAGCCATCTGTTAGCGAATATCAAGGACAATTGCCAGCCGAAGTGTCTGTCTCTTCGCATACAACCAAAGTGCAAGAGGACTACGCTGAAAGTCCTTCATCCGAGGGTTACAGTCAACCAATTATGACATCTACAACATCCGCCTTTATTTCATCCACATCCAAGCCACTGGCTCAACGACCACAATACGACAGTACCTACGATACCTCATCACTGCGTCCAGTTTTAGTTACGGCTAGTCCTAGACCACGACCTCCATTGCGCCCACAGGTTAGCTCCAAGCGTCCAGCTATCAAGAAACCCATCAATAACGAGAGCACTAAGAAGAAACCTCAGCCTGCTAGCAATTATGGTCAAGGCGAAGACGAGTCGCCCATCACTCACATACAAATAAAGAAGCCTTCCAACTCTTACAACAAGCCAACTGTCGAGCAAACAGCACAAACGTCTTATCCACAATCAGCGGAAGCTCCTGCCTCGAACTACCAGCAACCCGAAGTTTCAGCTTCTACGAACTACAAACAGCCAGAACAAACTGGATATCCCCAGACAGAAGCTTCTGTGGAGAACTACGAGCAGTCAGCAGCTGCAGCATCTACCTATCAGCAATCCGAAGAAACCGGCTATCCTCAGTTGCATCAAGAAGTTTCCAAGAAACCACCATCCGGTGTCAACTATGATCAGCCAGCGCCGCAACCTTCGCTAACATACAACGAAGAGGGCGCTGTGGCCAGTTCACCTGCTCGCAAACCCTCAACAGCGAAGCCCGTCTCGACGAGCTATGTTACCGGACCCAGCACTCCACGTCCTCCAGCTACTGTCGACTACCATTATGACAATGTGCCACCTCTATTCATGGCCGATGATAAATTGGATGCCTTCATTCAAAGCACGGCTGAGAATATTGTAGGCTCGACGCCTGGAAATTATCAACCACCTCTTTATGCCACTGCCTCGACACCTGTGCATGTCCATCGACCAACCACTGCGAACTATGGGCATAAGAGACCTGGCTTTGTGCAGATCAACAACACACCAAAACCACCAAGACCCACCGTGTTGATAACACCCAAACCGACGGCCATCAATTTGGTGACGGCTTCTCCTTCAGCATCACCGGTAAGCTCGAACGATTTTGAGGATCCTGGCTACTTTGGCAGCAGTCCCCTGCATGTGTCCGCTTTCACACAATCCACCACAGAAGCGGAAGCGCTTTATGCAGTGCCATCCGATGACAAGCCTGCATTCCCTGGCTATTATGGGCCAACGCCCACCTATCCGGCATTCCCAGTGCCGGGCGAGAAGATTGGCCAGCAAGTGGCCAACGATGAGACATACACGTCACCGAACGATTTTGTTAACTTCCCGCCTGTGCGTAATCCAAATTTAAATATGTCCGCTGCCTCGAGCGCTGTCACCAGCGACTTGGAGCTCTCGACGCCCGCTTTTGTTGAGGATATTGTGCTGAAGGATAAAATGCACACGTTGGTGCACAAACTGGTTGCGTCATTGCAGGGCAACTTTGAGGCACTGGCCGATATGATTGATGAGACGAACAATACGGCATCTACCTACCAGGCGGGACCAATTAGTGGCGCCGGCGGCGGCTCTGGAGTCACCACTAAGAAGCCCACACGCAAGCCCGTGAGACAGGGCAGTACAACCAAGCCCAAGGCCACCACCACAAAGAAGCCAGTGACGCGTGTGACAACAAAAGCCCCGAACAAAAAGACATCGGTGACCACACGAAAACCCCAAACGGCAAATCGACGCACCACTGTGGCGCCATCAACGGTGACAACCCGCAAGCCGACAGCAACAAAGAAACCCACGCGACGTGTCAGTACAGTAAAAACGACAACAGTGAGCTCGGCTCGACCAGCTGACGATGAGATTGTCGACGAGGAGGATGAAGAGGATGTGAATCCAAATCCGCAAGATAATGAAGTTGATCAAGATAGCACTTTGAGCTCGTATGGCGGGGCCAATGGACGCAAGATTCGTAAGTATTCTGGCAAAATGAAGCAGCATGTACAAGCATAGACCCGAAACAActgtctctcactctctctgaaTCTCGCTCTCTTTCTTACTTACAAACtgttgttttctctttctctctctctctctctcttcatcTCTTGATCCTAAACGCTCATGCATATCCAAAATTCCCAATATCCATGAACTTGTACTTGAAATCATTCCACAAATATTTAGCAAAACGTCGAAAACGTCCTGTTCGCCGAAATCATTAAATGATCAAACCCTTAACCCTTAACTAAATCCTGATCCCAATCCTAACAGCAAAATACACTTAGTTCTATGCTTTCTCTAAGACTTACTCAATCATTCCCCGCAATCCCAATGGTCttcatatacatttttttttgtatctttgTCTATATCGCTCTCCAATTCGCTCGCtatctctcgctctctctctctctctctttttctgtgAACACTCCCTCCTACTACTCCTAACCTCGCATTTCAATCCCCATCAACAGAATGCGGCATTCGTCCACATGTCAAGTCTGGTCGTATTGTTGGCGGTAAAGGTTCTTCCTTTGGAGCCTTTCCCTGGCAAGTTCTAGTGCGTGAGTCCACCTGGCTGGGACTTTTCACAAAGAATAAATGCGGCGGTGTTTTGATCACCAGTCGCTATGTCATCACAGCAGCTCATTGTCAACCAGGGTAAGTCCAGAATCTCCAACTCAATAATGCCTCTTTAAGCTTATCATTTGGTCTATCATCATTTCTAGCTTCTTGGCCTCTTTGGTGGCTGTTATGGGTGAATTTGATATTTCTGGTGATTTGGAAAGCAAACGTCCTGTTACCAAGAATGTCAAACGTGTCATTGTACATCGTCAATACGATCCAGCGACATTTGAAAATGATTTAGCTCTACTCGAAATGGATAGTCCCGTGCAGTTCGACACGCATATTGGTATGAATCCTAAAATAGATATATAAAGATTTATATTTCAACTTAATACTTTTCTTTTACCTACTTTCTTTAGTACCCATTTGCATGCCCAACGATGTGGCCGATTTTACAGGACGCATGGCCACAGTCACTGGCTGGGGAAGACTTAAATATGGCGGCGGTGTGCCCTCAGTGTTGCAGGAAGTACAGGTAAAGGGTTTCTTCCACTAACTATTAGATGATTATAACAGGACACTAAGCAATTACTTTGCTTCTCCCTCAATTAGGTGCCAATTATTGAGAATAGCGTGTGTCAGGAGATGTTCCACACCGCCGGTCACAATAAGAAAATACTCAACTCATTTCTGTGCGCTGGCTATGCCAATGGGCAAAAGGACTCTTGTGAGGTGGGTCATTTTAGCTCTCCCCTCTCGTTTTCTCTTACTAACTTGGCTTTGTTTTCATAGGGTGACAGTGGCGGTCCTTTGGTGCTACAGCGTCCTGATGGTCGCTATGAGCTAGCTGGAACTGTATCCCATGGCATTAAGTGTGCAGCGCCCTATTTGCCCGGTGTCTATATGAGGACCACCTTCTACAAGCCTTGGCTGCGTAGCATAACGGGTGTCAAATAGAGACCCAGAGAGTAGTAGTAGAGGCGCAGCAAGTGTAAATAGAAATAgagttaaaaaacaaaacaaacaaacaaaaaaacgaatgTCACTACCCCacaattcatttatatttctctttatcccattttcattttcctcCCCTTCCCCCTTCTCACCAAATCATTGATtagtttaattgaaaaattgtgtgtgtttatttaattttttttttttgtgttttctttttgaagtACGCGCGTGCCTAACAATTAGTTGAGTCTGAATCTGAAcgtttttaatttgaattaatCTTTAAggcatatttaatttttatagtcttatttatttatttatttattgatatacatatctatatatttatttacttcatcatttgatttgattcaactaaaaatgataaaaacaaataaaaaaaaaaaattgttacatTTCATCGTAGGCAAATTGTTGTTAAATATGAGAGACATTGAGAAAGCGAGTAAGAGatatcaaaatgtttttagttcaattgaatttactaatattatttaattatatacgATTGTATTTACgatttatttatgtaaattaagttagtgcaaacaaaaaaaaagaagaaaaaacaaaataacacaCAACAACGAACAAAACCTAAAgagtaaaatataaaaataaaacgaaattgaataaaaattcGAAAAATTCTTATACAAATCAAATCTTACAGTCATAAGAAGCGGAGGGCGTCTGAGGAAGTCGGTAAAACGGAAAAGCCAATCTGCAacgaaaaatttcattttcatttcaaaacgAATTTCACATTTTTGCCATCCCAACTGAGCTGAAAATAAATCTTGCACCAATCAAGAAAAGAGGCCACTAGCTGAGTGCCACCTGCCAcgagctgttgttgttgttgctgctgttgctgttgcctgGTAGGATGCAATTTCCGTTTGCCCAATGCCCAAGACATCAACAGCattttcactttatttttttcttgttcttaCCTCTGCATACAGAATATTTAATGCGAATgaatgtgtgtgggtgggttgAGAATGGGTTATAGCCATTTTCAATGCCATGACTAAGCATTCCATACCGAATCATTTTTGGTTTGGAGAGCAAAAACTTTGTTTCAAATTATTCATTGAGTGAATATTGGTGGAAAAGTTTTATGTTTCTTCTtttataattagtttttgtctAATTATGAAATGATATATGACAGGGAGTTTGTATCTATTAATTGTTGTCTTTGTCGACCTTAAGATTGACTTACTCCCCCAGAGGTGAAAGTACTTTGACTTTTAACATGTCGAGGACACAAGCAAATCATCTTGAATGGCAGCTAGAAGCAGGACTGGATATACCGTGAATGCCGCCTGGGGCGCCGTAAAAAGTATAAGTGACCCCTTTCCGCCCTTTTTATAGTAATAAACTTCTTCACCTTAGGCCAGTGTCCTGTCCCACCCCTCTTGAAGTCAGGCACTTCCTTGAAGCACTCAATTCGTGGACAACTATTACCCAAGTTTAAAGTTCAATAACTTATAGTCACAATTATCAGAGCCC
The nucleotide sequence above comes from Drosophila willistoni isolate 14030-0811.24 chromosome 2L unlocalized genomic scaffold, UCI_dwil_1.1 Seg72.1, whole genome shotgun sequence. Encoded proteins:
- the LOC6646291 gene encoding serine protease filzig; protein product: MFNHECAQRGGEVVGACMDGFLFGACCQIPQTHELASTLINDAQNAYFQQHQQQQHAAQSSYENYGEQQLSEEEQLPSSSQNIDKVYQQLGSSSTPSNGYSVEQTQHEFASTEAATYSSPSSASSSGSVEFEQVHEEPQQTVEKIPEPPTLHVHKHSVKINSPSSPPQNDDFVMQVLSTLPPEHSQDHRVTFTTEVPMKLANLDSHASSESSSFEEPTSQTPAPSTRPPTRTTTTKVTTTRPKPKPKPKPVPQLVETMKRPKPKPAQQTTASTTTTTHMHHHNHLILDGGEFTHSDITHPGADADLVEDLQFSTGYGPQPIYVEPPKDSSSTQPSASAEDKYDQVPTYTDNNFKRPSSHSPGTTVSSITTHVDSIESIILQLNNTNHGPSYNVVNNQQTPPSYGGYPSSSQSATEQPSSEFYPEANNEADKSSYATTDITASYDKVSDEQDLSGEASPELPTARPIYGEDDTSAALEEHTMPATGYHDAISPLAPQTSEFNKMPVMGIAYPVDMSYIEEESGQSNTESSYQTLAQIPTEKEPQHAHPSPAYVRPTTNVNKPNRPVSSYIGMVTMQNYNTKKPSVSEYQGQLPAEVSVSSHTTKVQEDYAESPSSEGYSQPIMTSTTSAFISSTSKPLAQRPQYDSTYDTSSLRPVLVTASPRPRPPLRPQVSSKRPAIKKPINNESTKKKPQPASNYGQGEDESPITHIQIKKPSNSYNKPTVEQTAQTSYPQSAEAPASNYQQPEVSASTNYKQPEQTGYPQTEASVENYEQSAAAASTYQQSEETGYPQLHQEVSKKPPSGVNYDQPAPQPSLTYNEEGAVASSPARKPSTAKPVSTSYVTGPSTPRPPATVDYHYDNVPPLFMADDKLDAFIQSTAENIVGSTPGNYQPPLYATASTPVHVHRPTTANYGHKRPGFVQINNTPKPPRPTVLITPKPTAINLVTASPSASPVSSNDFEDPGYFGSSPLHVSAFTQSTTEAEALYAVPSDDKPAFPGYYGPTPTYPAFPVPGEKIGQQVANDETYTSPNDFVNFPPVRNPNLNMSAASSAVTSDLELSTPAFVEDIVLKDKMHTLVHKLVASLQGNFEALADMIDETNNTASTYQAGPISGAGGGSGVTTKKPTRKPVRQGSTTKPKATTTKKPVTRVTTKAPNKKTSVTTRKPQTANRRTTVAPSTVTTRKPTATKKPTRRVSTVKTTTVSSARPADDEIVDEEDEEDVNPNPQDNEVDQDSTLSSYGGANGRKIQCGIRPHVKSGRIVGGKGSSFGAFPWQVLVRESTWLGLFTKNKCGGVLITSRYVITAAHCQPGFLASLVAVMGEFDISGDLESKRPVTKNVKRVIVHRQYDPATFENDLALLEMDSPVQFDTHIVPICMPNDVADFTGRMATVTGWGRLKYGGGVPSVLQEVQVPIIENSVCQEMFHTAGHNKKILNSFLCAGYANGQKDSCEGDSGGPLVLQRPDGRYELAGTVSHGIKCAAPYLPGVYMRTTFYKPWLRSITGVK